Proteins encoded together in one Chitinophaga lutea window:
- a CDS encoding LytR/AlgR family response regulator transcription factor, producing MAIKCVVIDDEPLARECIVNYVREIDFLQLTGTGNNPLELARLLHENKPDLIFLDIQMPVLNGIEFLKTLQHPPMVIITTAYPSYALEGFQLDVLDYLVKPITFSRFFKAVTKAHHYHQLLHKSTSGEAIAAADHFFIKCDYKYEKICFSEILYVEALQNYVSIQTTRGKFMTLMYLRNVEEQLDRASFIRVHKSFLVSKSKIEAIENNEIIIREFRIPISRNYREQVLEQVVHVRLWRK from the coding sequence ATGGCCATAAAATGTGTAGTGATAGATGATGAGCCGCTGGCGAGGGAATGCATCGTCAATTACGTCCGCGAAATAGATTTCCTGCAATTGACCGGCACCGGCAATAACCCGCTGGAACTGGCCCGCCTGCTGCATGAAAACAAACCCGATCTCATTTTCCTCGACATACAGATGCCGGTGCTCAACGGCATCGAGTTCCTCAAAACCCTGCAGCACCCGCCGATGGTGATCATCACCACCGCCTATCCAAGTTATGCGCTGGAAGGTTTCCAGCTGGATGTGCTCGATTACCTCGTGAAACCCATCACGTTTTCCCGTTTTTTCAAAGCCGTCACCAAGGCCCATCATTACCACCAGCTGTTGCATAAAAGCACGTCCGGCGAAGCCATCGCCGCGGCCGATCACTTCTTCATCAAATGCGACTACAAGTACGAAAAGATCTGTTTCTCAGAGATATTGTACGTGGAAGCACTGCAGAACTATGTATCCATCCAGACCACGCGGGGAAAGTTCATGACGCTGATGTATCTCCGGAATGTGGAGGAGCAGCTCGACAGGGCGTCGTTCATCCGCGTACACAAGTCCTTTCTCGTCTCCAAATCAAAGATTGAAGCGATCGAGAACAACGAGATCATCATCCGGGAATTCCGCATTCCCATCAGCCGTAATTACCGGGAACAGGTGCTGGAACAGGTCGTACATGTGCGTTTATGGCGGAAGTAA